From Numida meleagris isolate 19003 breed g44 Domestic line chromosome 4, NumMel1.0, whole genome shotgun sequence, the proteins below share one genomic window:
- the CCNG2 gene encoding cyclin-G2, giving the protein MGSEALRLFRQLNLHLELEGRFQPRERGLSLIECAAENENTLCPRQRNAKVEDLWSLTNFFGFATETFVLAVNILDRFLALMKVKPKHLSCIGVCCFQLAARVVEEECNIPSAHEIIRISQCKCTVSDLKRMEKIISEKLHFEFKATTALTFLHLYHTIVLCHTSERKEILNLDKLEAQLKACNCRLVFSKAKPSVLALCLLTLEVQSLKSVELFEILLRVQKHSKISDCDLLYWRELVSKCLADYSSPECCKPDHKKLVWIVSRRTAQNLQNSYYSVPELPTIPEGGCFNESESEDSCEDMSSGEESLSSSPPSDLEGTFFFELKPKTKWQTVNSQSLH; this is encoded by the exons ATGGGCAGCGAGGCGCTGCGGCTGTTCCGGCAGCTGAACCTCCACCTGGAGCTGGAGGGCCGCTTCCAGCCCCGCGAGAGGGGGCTCAGCCTCATCGAGTGCGCGGCTGAG AATGAAAACACTCTGTGTCCGAGACAAAGGAATGCCAAGGTGGAAGATCTCTGGAGTCTGACCAACTTCTTTGGTTTTGCaactgaaacatttgttttggcTGTTAACATCCTGGACAGATTCTTGGCTCTTATGAAG gTGAAACCGAAGCATTTATCATGTATTGGAGTTTGTTGTTTTCAACTGGCTGCCCGAGTGGTTGAAGAGGAATGCAATATCCCATCTGCTCATGAGATTATCCGAATCAGCCAATGTAAATGCACTGTGTCCGACCTGAAACGGATGGAAAAGataatttcagaaaagttgCACTTTGAATTTAAAGCTACTACTGCCTTAACCTTCTTGCACTTGTACCATACTATTGTACTCTGTCATACCTCAGAAAG gaaagaaatactgaatCTTGACAAATTGGAAGCACAGCTAAAAGCTTGCAACTGTCGTCTTGTCTTTTCGAAAGCAAAA CCTTCTGTCTTGGCCTTGTGCCTTCTCACTCTTGAAGTTCAATCTTTGAAATCTGTTGAGCTGTTTGAGATACTTCTGCGTGTTCAAAAGCATTCaaag atAAGTGATTGTGACCTGCTTTACTGGAGGGAACTGGTCTCAAAATGCCTGGCAGATTATTCTTCTCCTGAATGTTGCAAACCTGATCATAAAAAGCTAGTTTGGATTGTTTCAAGGCGCACAGCCCAGAATCTACAGAACAGTTACTACAGTGTTCCTGAGTTGCCAACGATACCAGAGGGTGGCTGTTTCAATGAAAGTGAAAG CGAAGACTCCTGCGAAGATATGAGCAGTGGAGAAGAAAGCCTTAGCAGTTCTCCTCCTAGTGATCTGGAAGGCACCTTCTTCTTTGAACTCAAGCCTAAAACAAAGTGGCAAACTGTTAATTCTCAGTCTTTGCATTAA